The genome window CGGCATTGCCGTACAAGACCAGGTTTTTGCCCCGCTCATCAATCCCGCAGCCATGGGTGTTGGAAACTCGGCAGGAGTTGCCTATATCAATAGAGTCTCAAAAGAGCAGGGATTTCTAAATGACTACGACCTGCTTTTCTCTTTGGGAAACCTGGCCTATAGCTATGGAAATTCCTATGGAACAGAAACGCACCTCCTGGCAAGCGGATTTCCTCTGGCTCATGGTACATACGGGGGCATCAGCTACCAATGGATTGAAAATATGCCGGGGAATCTTGGTCTCTCATTCCTGACGAGACCTACTGATTTTCTTTCTTTGGCCATCAAGGGTGTAGACCTGAATCACGAAGCGTCCGCGGAAGTGGGCATCGGCTTAAGACCATTGATCTTCAATTCCACCACAGCCTCTCGTTTCACCCTATCGGGAGAGGCCCGTTTTCAGAAGTCTAAGTGGCAGGGAATCAGCTTAGGAGCTTTTGTAGAACCCTTAGACGGCTTTAATATTTTTAGTGATTATAACTTTGAAAGAGAGGTATTTCACTTAGGTGTCCGTCTCTCTTTTTCATATTTGGAAGTAGGCTCAACCATGGATGCCTCCGGAGAGCAAAGATGGGAAGAAGGAATATTTCAGGCTGCAGCCTCCTTCAAAAAACAAAGGAGTATCGTTGAACCCTCCCAGAATCAAGCCATCGAATACGACCTGGCCAATGTGATATTAGATGCTCCAGTAGCCGGGTATTCTACTCTATTCCCGGAAGAAGGAGTCCGCACCCTCTCAGACTTTATCCTTGATATGGAAAAGATTAAGAGAGACAGCACTGCCAAAGCCGTAATTTTTAAGAATCAGGGCTTTAGAACTAATTTTGCAAATCTTCTTGAAGTAGAAGAGGTTCTTCTTGATGTAAAAGAATCGGGAAAGGAACTCTACTTTTACTATGATTCCATCAACAACCTCCCCTATTCATTGGTCGCCTCCGTTGCCGACGAAGTCTATCTGAATCCAGCGGGAGCCGTGTATCTTCAGGGTTTTTCGGTCACCAGTTTTTACCTGAAAGACTTTTTTGAAAAGTGGGGTATCAAGATTCATAATTTCCAGTCTCATGATTATAAAACAGCGTATAACATCCTTTCTGAATCACAAATGACTGAAAAAGAACGGGAAGCCCTTCAGTATGTATACGATGGATTACAGTCTCAAATGACCCGTATGATAGAAGAGGGAAGGAAGGAAAAGCTCTCTGAAACCGCCCAATCTCTCATAGACCGGGGCCCTTTC of Oceanispirochaeta crateris contains these proteins:
- the sppA gene encoding signal peptide peptidase SppA, translating into MIRFIKVLILCLIALPPLSAQDFGIAVQDQVFAPLINPAAMGVGNSAGVAYINRVSKEQGFLNDYDLLFSLGNLAYSYGNSYGTETHLLASGFPLAHGTYGGISYQWIENMPGNLGLSFLTRPTDFLSLAIKGVDLNHEASAEVGIGLRPLIFNSTTASRFTLSGEARFQKSKWQGISLGAFVEPLDGFNIFSDYNFEREVFHLGVRLSFSYLEVGSTMDASGEQRWEEGIFQAAASFKKQRSIVEPSQNQAIEYDLANVILDAPVAGYSTLFPEEGVRTLSDFILDMEKIKRDSTAKAVIFKNQGFRTNFANLLEVEEVLLDVKESGKELYFYYDSINNLPYSLVASVADEVYLNPAGAVYLQGFSVTSFYLKDFFEKWGIKIHNFQSHDYKTAYNILSESQMTEKEREALQYVYDGLQSQMTRMIEEGRKEKLSETAQSLIDRGPFIYASKALEMGLVDTLSYEDEFNTIMREQGLNVVKASLFQDSMEYDWDDTEKPIIAVIYATGGINRGEGKAGSSIGSDSMIQAIRNARRNPLVKGIILRVNSGGGSSLASDLIAHEIALCRSGDNPKPVVVSMGGAAASGGYYISAPASKIVASPVTITGSIGVITIIPDISGLMEKYSIAVDTVKTAEHGDTGQILKSMTPEEEEQIKEYVAALYDQFVSLVGEYREMSYEEVHDVAQGRIWTGEQAKERGLVDYNGGLTTAFEVIRELIQTDKDFRLIEIVPGRRPGFMERLVTDPFLSSIKSETPMPEDLENILKLYKSLRKYRNGEGLYLMPYTTEELGVFSKDES